A segment of the Candidatus Eisenbacteria bacterium genome:
TCGACGCATCCGCGGGGCGTGGACGGTGTGCCTCGCGGGCCGTCGCATCCATCCCGGCAGCGACCTCGTGTGGATCCTGCCCAAGGGGCACGTCGAAGAGGGCGAGAGCATGGAGGAGACGGCGCTCCGCGAAGTGCGCGAAGAGACCGGGCTCGTGGCGGAGATCGCCGGGCGTCTGGGCGACGTGACCTACTGGTACGCGCGCCGCGAGCCCGACGGCGCGCCGGTCCGCATCTTCAAACGGGTGCGCTTCTTCCTGCTGCTGTATCGCGGCGGTCGCTTCGCCGATCGCGACGACGAGATGGACGACGTGCGCTGGTTCTCGCTCGATCGCGCGGAGCCCATGCTCGCGTACGCGAACGAGCGCATGCTGATGGCGAAGGCGCGGGAGCTGCTGGCGGATCTCGCATGAGGACGGCGACGCTCGGCCCCGGTCTCACGGTCGTGCTGGCGCCGAATCCCGGCGTCATGACGGGCCCGGGGACGAACCAGTATCTGCTCGGCGAGCGCGACGCGCTCCTCCTCGACGTAGCGCAGCTCGGCGAGGAGAACCGGCGGCGACTCGAATCACCCGGACGCCGCATCGTCGCGCTCGCGCTCACGCACACGCACCCCGATCACGTGGGCGGCGCGCTCGAAGCCCGGCGCACCTGGGACGTGCCGATCGCCGTCCATCGCCGTCATGCGAACGCGACGGTGAACGGCCACGCCCTCGCGCCCGAGCGCCTGCTCGACGACGGGGACGAGGTGACGTACCCGGGCGGGCGGCTGCGAGTCGTCCACACGCCCGGGCACGAATCGGGTCACTGCTGCTTCTACGAGCCCGAGCGCCGGTGGCTCTTCACGGGCGACACGATCCTGTCGACCGGGACGACGGTCATCGCACCCCCCGACGGCGACATGCG
Coding sequences within it:
- a CDS encoding NUDIX domain-containing protein, whose amino-acid sequence is RRIRGAWTVCLAGRRIHPGSDLVWILPKGHVEEGESMEETALREVREETGLVAEIAGRLGDVTYWYARREPDGAPVRIFKRVRFFLLLYRGGRFADRDDEMDDVRWFSLDRAEPMLAYANERMLMAKARELLADLA
- a CDS encoding MBL fold metallo-hydrolase; this translates as MRTATLGPGLTVVLAPNPGVMTGPGTNQYLLGERDALLLDVAQLGEENRRRLESPGRRIVALALTHTHPDHVGGALEARRTWDVPIAVHRRHANATVNGHALAPERLLDDGDEVTYPGGRLRVVHTPGHESGHCCFYEPERRWLFTGDTILSTGTTVIAPPDGDMRAYFASLERLATLDLATIFPGHGRPIDRPYEAIAEYRAHRLMREEQIVAALGGGTDRIPDIVALLYADVRAILHGMAGLTVRAHLDKLIAEGRVREAPGERFELAC